A window of Streptomyces sp. NBC_01241 genomic DNA:
GCGTGGTTCCCGGGCTGCTGCTCGTCACCGCCCTCACCCTGGCGAGCGGGGTCAGTCTCGGTCCGGAGAATCCGATCACGGCCGCCAACATCGCGCTGGCGTACTGGCTCGGCCGCCGGTTCGCGCCGGGCACGACGGCGGAACTGTGGATCTCCCTGGCTGCGGCCGGCACCATCGGCGCGCTGTTCGGCACCCCGGTCGCCGCCGCGCTGATCCTCTCCGAGACCCTCGCCTCCCGCGCCGGACCGGGTGCGCTCTGGGACCGGCTGTTCGGCCCGCTCGCGGCGGGCACCGCCGGTGCGCTCACCATGACGCTGCTGGCCCATCCCAGCTTCGACCTGTCGCTGCCCGCCTATACCCGCCCGCACTGGGGCGACCTGCTCTCCTCGGTCGTCATCGCCCTGGCGGGTGCGGTGCTGGGCCTGCTGGCGGTGTACGCCTTCCCGTACGCGCACCGGTTCTTCCAGGCCCTGGGACACCCGGTCCTGGCACTGACCCTCGGCGGGCTGATGCTGGGGCTGCTGGGCGCACTGGGCGGTCACCTCACCCTGTTCAAGGGGCTCGACGAGGTGAAGGAGCTCGCCGTCGATCCGAGCGGTTGGTCGGCCGGGCAGTTCGCGGTCATGGCCGTGGTGAAGACGGCCGCGCTGCTGGTCGCGGCGGTCTGCGGCTTCCGGGGCGGCCGGATCTTCCCCGCCGTCTTCGTGGGGGTCGCACTGGGGCTCTGTGCCCATGCCCTGGTCCCGTCGGTGCCGGTGGCGCTCGCGGTGACCTGTGCGGTGCTGGGAATTCTGCTGGCCATCACCCGGCAGGGCTGGCTGAGCCTGTTCACCGCGGCGGTGCTGGTCGGCGACGCGGCCATGCTCCCGATCCTGTGCGTCGCCTCGCTGCCGGCCTGGCTGCTCGTGACCGGGCGGCCCCAGATGCAACTGCACGAGGACGGCACGCCGCTGAGGTGAGCCCGCCCCGGAGCCATGCCCCGGAGTCGTAGCCGGGAGCCGTGGCCCGGAACAGCGTCCCGAGCCGTCATCCCGCGCCGCCGCTCGACGCGCCGGGCGCCCCCTTCTTCCGTATCGTCAGATCCGTATGGATACACATGGATACATCCCGTAAGGCGCCGCCGGAGGTTTCCGCCATGCCCACGCCCGTCAACGTAGCCGTCATCTACTACTCGTCGACCGGCACCGTCGCCGCGATGGCCAGGGCCATCGCGCAGGATTCCGAGAAGGCCGGTGCGGAGGTACGGCTGCGCAAGGCGCGCGAGCTCGCCCCGCAGGCGGCCATCGACTCCAACCCGGCCTGGGCCGCCAACGCGAAGGCGACCGCGGACATCGCCGAGGCCTCGCCCGACGACATGATCTGGGCGGACGCCGTGATCTTCGGTACGCCGACCCGGTTCGGCAATGTCACCTCCCAGCTCAAGCAGTTCATCGACACCCTCGGCGGCCTCTGGCAGGCGGGCCGCCTGGCGGACAAGGTCTACAGCGGCTTCACCTCCACCAGCACCACGCACGGCGGCCAGGAGTCCACGCTGCTCGCGCTCTACCACACGGTCCACCACTTCGGCGGCATCCTGGTCGCCCCCGGTTACACGGATCCGTCGAAGTTCGTCGACGGCAATCCGTACG
This region includes:
- the wrbA gene encoding NAD(P)H:quinone oxidoreductase; its protein translation is MPTPVNVAVIYYSSTGTVAAMARAIAQDSEKAGAEVRLRKARELAPQAAIDSNPAWAANAKATADIAEASPDDMIWADAVIFGTPTRFGNVTSQLKQFIDTLGGLWQAGRLADKVYSGFTSTSTTHGGQESTLLALYHTVHHFGGILVAPGYTDPSKFVDGNPYGTSHVAGQGDIPVGVQTLTAARVQAERVVRFARAIKDGLAAESPSAGPGPDRPGS
- a CDS encoding ion channel protein, which gives rise to MATDSPAPTGTAPEPTPAQRLLPVIVPALAVGVASALILLGVSLLAEKLQDVLWGTLPDALSIGRYSSLWMIVTLTASGLMIGVLIRVVPGHAGPDPATTGLVDPPLAPGVVPGLLLVTALTLASGVSLGPENPITAANIALAYWLGRRFAPGTTAELWISLAAAGTIGALFGTPVAAALILSETLASRAGPGALWDRLFGPLAAGTAGALTMTLLAHPSFDLSLPAYTRPHWGDLLSSVVIALAGAVLGLLAVYAFPYAHRFFQALGHPVLALTLGGLMLGLLGALGGHLTLFKGLDEVKELAVDPSGWSAGQFAVMAVVKTAALLVAAVCGFRGGRIFPAVFVGVALGLCAHALVPSVPVALAVTCAVLGILLAITRQGWLSLFTAAVLVGDAAMLPILCVASLPAWLLVTGRPQMQLHEDGTPLR